A single genomic interval of Hemiscyllium ocellatum isolate sHemOce1 chromosome 37, sHemOce1.pat.X.cur, whole genome shotgun sequence harbors:
- the LOC132833761 gene encoding C-type natriuretic peptide prohormone-like, protein MSGQMSFYCGLFFVFLIQAQARPRSDDSIQTLSRLLEDEYGQYFPSDELNNEAQEISPGAAVSELNADLSSLELPWDREAREMERQPTHQEAVLDRILKDLRSGILRENSSKKKKSQKSRPCFGVKLDRIGAMSNLGC, encoded by the exons ATGAGTGGACAAATGAGTTTCTACTGTGGGCTCTTTTTTGTGTTCCTGATCCAAGCCCAAGCTAGACCAAGATCAGATGATAGCATCCAG ACCTTATCCAGACTTTTGGAAGATGAATATGGGCAGTACTTCCCCTCGGACGAGCTGAACAATGAGGCACAAGAGATATCGCCCGGCGCTGCCGTTTCCGAACTCAACGCTGACCTGTCCAGTTTGGAGCTTCCCTGGGATCGCGaagccagagagatggagaggcagCCTACCCACCAGGAAGCAGTCCTGGACCGCATCCTGAAAGATCTCCGCAGTGGAATTCTGCGGGAAAATAGTTCTAAGAAGAAAAAAAGTCAGAAATCACGGCCCTGTTTCGGAGTGAAGCTGGACCGAATCGGGGCTATGAGTAATCTGGGCTGTTAG